The window TATTGCCCAGGCCGCCCAGCGTCTGGCGCGAGAAGTTCAGGCGGGGCATTTGCGTCCCGACGACATTACCCCTGAATTGCTGCAGACCTGCCTGGCGACGGGCGATTTGCCGTTGCCCGACCTGTGCATTCGTACGGGTGGCGAGCACCGCATCAGCAATTTTCTACTTTGGCAGCTGGCGTATGCCGAGCTGTACTTCTCCGACCTGTTCTGGCCGGACTTCAAACACGATGCCATGCGCGCTGCGCTGGCCGATTTTGCTTCGCGCCAACGTCGCTTCGGTAAAACGAGCGAGCAGGTAGAAGCTGGAGCCCGGGCTTAATGCTGAAACAACGGATCATCACGGCACTTATTCTGTTGCCAGTCGCGCTGTGCGGCTTTTTCCTGCTCGCTGGGGCAAGCTTTGCACTGTTCATTGGCCTGGTGGTTACTCTGGGTGCCTGGGAATGGGCGCGACTGGCAGGCTTTCCTGCGCAGTCGGCGCGTATTGCCTATGCGGCGGTGGTTGCCGGGTTGCTGTTCCTGCTGTACCTGATGCCAGGCCTGGCTCCTTGGGTGCTGGTGGCTGCTGTTATCTGGTGGGCGGTGGCGACCTGGTTGGTACTCACCTTTCCCGCGTCCAGCGGTCACTGGTCAAGTGCTGCGTGCAAGCTGGTCATTGGTCTGCTGATTCTGCTGCCTGCCTGGCAAGGGCTGATACTTATCAAGCAATGGCCTTTGGGCAACTGGCTGATTCTGTCGGTCATGGTGCTGGTATGGGGCGCAGACATTGGTGCCTACTTTTCCGGCAAGGCTTTCGGCAAGCGCAAGCTGGCGCCGAAGGTCAGCCCCGGCAAGAGCTGGGAAGGTGTTTACGGCGGTTTGCTCACCTGTCTGGTGATCACTGTGTTGGTAGGTGTCGTGCGTGGCTGGTCTGCATCCCAATTCGTGTTTGGTTTGCTGGGTGCTGCGATTGTCGTTTTCATCTCCGTGGTGGGCGATCTGACCGAAAGCATGTTCAAGCGCCAGTCCGGTATCAAGGACAGCAGCAATCTGTTGCCAGGGCATGGCGGTGTGCTGGATCGCATCGACAGCCTGACAGCGGCCATCCCCGTATTTGCCGTGCTGCTGTGGGCTGCTGACTGGGGCGTGCTGTGAGTCGTCCCCAACAGGTTACCGTTCTTGGCGCTACCGGTTCGGTGGGCCTGAGCACCCTCGACGTCATCGCTCGTCATCCTGACCTCTATCAAGTGTTCGCCCTGACCGGCTTTACCCGGCAAAGCGAGTTACTTGCGTTGTGCATCAAGCACACGCCGCAGTTCGCTGTGTTACCTACTCAAGAAGCCGCGCGCAAGTTGCAGGATGATCTGGCAGTCGCCGGTCTTGACACTCGCGTGCTGGTGGGGGAGGGCGGCCTTTGTGAGGTGGCCGCTCATTCGCAGGTCGATACCGTGCTGGCCGCCATCGTGGGAGCGGCGGGTTTGCGCCCGACCATGGCGGCGGTCGAGGCGGGCAAGAAAGTCCTGCTGGCCAACAAGGAAGCGCTGGTGATGTCCGGCGCTCTGTTCATGCAGGCGGTACGACAAAGCGGTGCGGTCCTGCTGCCAATCGACAGCGAGCACAACGCGATCTTCCAGTGCCTGCCAGTGGACTACACCCGCGGGCTCGTCCCGGTGGGCGTTCGGCGGATTCTGCTGACCGGTTCCGGCGGGCCGTTTCGCCAGACGCCGCTTGACCAGCTCAGTGATGTCACGCCTGAGCAGGCCTGTGCTCATCCGAACTGGTCGATGGGTCGCAAAATCTCCGTCGATTCGGCGAGCATGGTCAACAAAGGGCTGGAGTTGATCGAGGCTTGCTGGTTGTTTGATGCAAGGCCTGACCAGATTGAAGTGGTCATCCACCCGCAAAGTGTCATTCATTCCATGGTCGATTACGTGGATGGCTCGGTGTTGGCTCAGTTGGGCAACCCGGATATGCGCACGCCTATCGCCCACGCGCTGGCATGGCCTGCGCGGATTGATTCGGGCGTTGCTCCGTTGGATCTTTTCAGCATTGCCAGGCTTGATTTTGAAGCCCCCGATGAGCAGCGCTTCCCTTGTCTGCGTCTTGCGCGGCAAGCTGCAGAGGCAGGTAACAGCGCACCGGCCATGCTGAACGCAGCCAATGAAGTCGCCGTTCAGGCATTTCTTGACCGGCGCATCCGCTATCCGGAAATCGCGAGTATGATCGACGAGGTTTTGAATCATGAGCCTGTGGTCGCGCTTGCCGACCTGGGTGCGGTGTTCGAAGTGGATTCAAAAGCGCGCGTTCTGGCAGAGCAATGGCTTGGTCGCAATGGGCGTTAACAGCACACGCGAGAAGATGCGGGCGGTAAGCGGTGAGTCAAACCTGCTGTGGTCTGCGTCTGGAGA of the Paucimonas lemoignei genome contains:
- the cdsA gene encoding phosphatidate cytidylyltransferase, whose protein sequence is MLKQRIITALILLPVALCGFFLLAGASFALFIGLVVTLGAWEWARLAGFPAQSARIAYAAVVAGLLFLLYLMPGLAPWVLVAAVIWWAVATWLVLTFPASSGHWSSAACKLVIGLLILLPAWQGLILIKQWPLGNWLILSVMVLVWGADIGAYFSGKAFGKRKLAPKVSPGKSWEGVYGGLLTCLVITVLVGVVRGWSASQFVFGLLGAAIVVFISVVGDLTESMFKRQSGIKDSSNLLPGHGGVLDRIDSLTAAIPVFAVLLWAADWGVL
- the dxr gene encoding 1-deoxy-D-xylulose 5-phosphate reductoisomerase — translated: MSRPQQVTVLGATGSVGLSTLDVIARHPDLYQVFALTGFTRQSELLALCIKHTPQFAVLPTQEAARKLQDDLAVAGLDTRVLVGEGGLCEVAAHSQVDTVLAAIVGAAGLRPTMAAVEAGKKVLLANKEALVMSGALFMQAVRQSGAVLLPIDSEHNAIFQCLPVDYTRGLVPVGVRRILLTGSGGPFRQTPLDQLSDVTPEQACAHPNWSMGRKISVDSASMVNKGLELIEACWLFDARPDQIEVVIHPQSVIHSMVDYVDGSVLAQLGNPDMRTPIAHALAWPARIDSGVAPLDLFSIARLDFEAPDEQRFPCLRLARQAAEAGNSAPAMLNAANEVAVQAFLDRRIRYPEIASMIDEVLNHEPVVALADLGAVFEVDSKARVLAEQWLGRNGR